ACTATTACGCTGACCCTTTTACTGAGTCATAAAAACGCATGTGTGCGCATATTTACTTAGGATAGCAATGAGATTAGAGCGCATGTGTATTTAGGATAGTAATAAAAATAGAAGATAAGAACGAACGAAGATACCACTGCTTGGGTATCTCGTTCTAgttaattttaagattttcaagAGTTCTAGTGATAGAACATTGACAAATTAAATTCAGTATTAATAGAGCACTTGAACGTGTAGTTTATATTCGTTTAaacatttggtccttcgaaAAATTGAGTTTTCTCCCACCAGTGGTAAGAAACTCAATGGAACTAGGCCtttcaaacaattaaaaaaaaattgtcaaaaaaaaatctgaataaTAAAATTCTGTGAAAAAGCGTCCTCGTGGATTTGAACAACGAGAAGTAAAACAGAGTATACATCTAACAATCAAAAAGAAGTGTAGGTTTACTCATGTATGATTTGGTCTTACAAACCATTAATCTTacgtaaaacaaaacaattaaatttaaattgtttattaaaaaaaggaaaacacacTGAGAAATAATAACAGTGAAGAAGCGTGGTCCGTGGCTTAAACAACGGATTTTAGATAACCACTGAGAAAGAAGAAAGCAGTGAAGAAGCGTAATTCGCGGCTTTAACAGCgaattaaaagaaaaagacCGCACATAAATAAAAAGCAGCAATTACTAAGAAAACGAAGATGGGCCGAATGGAGCTATATTTGCGCCAGAAACAACTCGGCGATTTTATTGTTAAAATAAAGCAAAGCTGCATTAAAGAAACGGCAAGATCTGTAGTTAAAGAAAACTACAGAAGTCAATTGGATGGACACTGGAAGGAGTTTTCCGACAACCATGATAAGTTAACGGCAATTGGAATCAACGATGATGAATATTTCGCCAAAAATTATTATGGACAAATAAATGCCATAATAAAACCTGAGAAGAGTGAAGTTAGCGCAAGTAAGACTCCGGAATTCAAAATACAGCCGTCAGCTCCATTAGAAGAGATAGGAGCTGGAAATCAAAACTTGATATATGCGGAATGGATTAGAAATCTTATCTGCAAGTTCAACATcaccttaaaaaaatttggacCAACTTAATGATAAATGCTTGCTGGAAGAAGCAAGGAATGTGATGGGTGTCCAAATGGAGCAGATCAAAAAATTCTCCCAGGAGCTGTTTTTGCGCCACATAGAATCATGGAGGAGCGTCTCAGCGGAAATCGACTACGCAGAGCAGCGTTGTACAGAGTATACAAATAAGCtgttattaaaattggaaaaaattaaaaactccgatttaaaaagtccaataaagttggatggcattaaaatgtcagatttctatggaaaaatagAAGAATGGTCGTCATTTCACGACCTATATAAAAAGATAATACATGATGTTGAAAGCTTAGCAGACGTCGAAAAAATGTATTATTTAAAGGCACATACCAGCCGATGGAAGCAATTACCAACTAGCGTGGGAAATTCTAAACCAACGCTATGGAAATAAGAGGATCTTATTCCAGACAATATTAGATCGTTTGTTGGAATAGCCTAATGTTACTAGCGAAATCTCCAAACAAATAAAAGGATTGTTGGACACTACAATAGAATGAGTTCAAGCATTAAAAGCGATGAAGTGCAACATAGAAAACTCTGATCCGTAAACTAGACAAGGAAGGCTTGTTACTGTACGAGCAGCATACaagaaaatcaaaagaaatcCAGGAACTTAAAGATGTCTTGGAATTCTTAGAGAAGCGGTACAACAATTTGGAAGCAGCCGGGTcgaaaaaattcaataacaacTACAATCACAGGCCACAGCAGTCTACAAAAAGTATGGTGGTGTATACAGATAAAAATAAGTGTCTCTATTGTAAAAAATATGGACACTTAACCGAGGAGTGCCGAACTTTCTTGAGATTATCAGTGCCAGACCGACTGTCATGGCTTAAATCAATCTGTCAAAAGTGCCTAAATCATAACCAAAATACTCGATGCGAAAGTAACATAACGTGCGCAACGTGTGGATTTAGACATCATACGCTGCTACATTTCCCGAAAACGTCGACCACATGTGTAACCAATGGGACAAAGAGTGTCCTGCTTGCAACAGCGCAGGTACAAGTGAAGAATGTACATGGAGAGATGGTAACCTTGAAAGCTTTAGTGCACCAAGGATCGCAGTCTACATTTTTAAGAGAAGAAGCAGCCCATATACTTCAAATCCCTAGAGAAAAAACCAATATGGAGTTGCATGGACTTGGAGACAATTTGGTGGGAATTGCAAAAACAAAGTTACTATCGAAATCCAGCCAAGGTTCCCCAGCAGCTTTTCGTTCGAAGTCGAAGCGCTTGTTTTACCAGCTCTTGCATCTGTTCATTTGGATTCTTCCTTCGTCCACAATAAGCATGCATGGAAAAACTTTGAATTGACTGATCCCAACTATTACAAGAATGAAAGGATAGACATGGTGTTTGGCGGCGATGTGTATGTCGAGATACTCAAAAATAGCATACATAAAAAGAATGGAATGTTGGGGCCAAATACGAAGTTGGGGTTGATGTTATCTGGTCCGTTAACTGTTCGAGCACCAGTAGCGAAGATGGGTGTCAATGTTACTACAGGGATAGAAAGGTTTTGGGAGGCTGAAGAGTTGGAGATTGACATGGTTGCAAACGACGAAAAGAAATGCTGCCGGGCGTTTTATAGTGCAAATCCCATTTAAAGAAGACAAAACACTGGGAGGATCATATAAACAGGCAGCAGCGAGACTCATTAGCCTTGAAAAAAGGTTGAGCAAGGATAGTGCCATGAAAAATGAATATGCAAGGATTATGGAAGAATATATCACACTAGGGCACATGAAGCAGGTAAAGCAGATTCACAGCGGTAAATATTATTTACCACATCAAGCTGTTATTCGAGAGGATAGTTTGACTACAAAAGTCAGAGTAGTATTCGACGCATCCGCTGTGACAACTAATGGTCGAAGTCTAAATGATGTCATGTACGTGGGCCCACGATTGCAGAGGGACGTTTTCGACATCCTAGTCAACTTTcgtttgaagaagtatgttaTATCGTCAGATGTCGAAAAGATGTACCGGCAGATTTTGGTGGATGAAGGAAGTCAACAGTATCAACATGTTCTCTGGCGGAAAGATATAAAAAACGAAATCAAAGAAAATCAGCTAACAACTGTAACGTTTGGAACAGCTAGTGCTCCGTTCCTGGCAGTACGGACTCTCATGGAAATAGCGAAAGAATGTTCGAATATGCAGGTGCAGAAGATAATCGAAGAAGATTTTTACATGGACGATCTTCTTACTGGCGCAGATACAATAGAGGAGTGTCTTCAGCTTCGACAAATAATATCACAGCATCTGGACAGATATGGATCTCATCTAAGAAAATGGTGTTCGAATAGCGAGCTCATCATAAAATCATCTAATGAAGACAAGGAGAGTGAAATAATAAGCATTTAGAAAAATACTAATGTAAAAACATTAGGACTGCAGTGGAAACCTTAAGAAGATGATTTTCGGTTCAAGATATCAAAGTACTCATCTGATGTTACAACGAAAAGATTAGCTCTATCATATCTAGCAAAGATATTTGACCCGCTTGGACTGCTAACACCAGTTATAATAACGGCAAAGTTATTTATTCAGAGCTTGTGGCTGCTAGAGATGTCATGACGAGAAACTAAATGGATAATTAGAAAGCAGCTGGAAAGATTTTGTAACACGAATTTCATCTCTACAAGACGTGCAAATACCCAGATGGCTGAAcacttcttccaaaaataatattaaaattttgggatttGCTGATGCATCAGAGAAGGCGTATGCTGCTGTGGTATATGTTAAAACCGATAAAGGTGTCTCTCTGCTAGCTGCAAAGAGTAAAGTAAAcccaattaaaaacaaaaggaCTCTGCCTAAATTAGAGTTGTCAGCAGCCTTTTTGCTTGCAAGGCTATTGAAAAAGATTATACACATTGTTGAAGGAAATATAGAAGTATATGCCTGGAGTGATTCAACAATAACCTTAGCTTGGATACTAAATAACAAAAGTAAGAATAAATTCATAAGAACGCGAGTAGAagccattaaaaatttggtgcCTCAGGCGCATTGGCGTCATGTTAAGTCGAAAGAAAACCCAGCAGACTTAGGGTCAAGAGGCGTTTCTCCGGATAAGCTAAAAGAGCTAGATTTATGGTGGTATGGTCTCCAGTGGCTGCGGTTGCCGAAAGAGGAATGGTCCTTATCCCCTCCAGAAGTTATCACTTGCTCTACTACTTCTATCAAGGTTACGCCCACTTTATTGAATGATTTGGTAGAAAGATACTCTTCATACAACAAACTCTTAAGAGTCTATGCATATATTCTGCGTTTTCTTGAAAAGATGAAAGGAAATCGATCATTTTCGAGGTATTTAACTGGAGAAGAGCTAATTAAAGCAGAAAAGTATGTAGTGAAAGGATATCAGACGATGGAATGACCAATGGAATTACGAAAACTGGTAAATAACCTTCAACTAGATCATCGTCATAAGCTGGCTACGTTGCATCCATACGTGGATGATGACGGGGTTATGAGAATCGGAGGTCGACTACACTATTCTAACCTGAAATTTGATCGAAAACACCCAATGATAATACAGAAGTCAACTTTGTCAACATAAATTATACAAGAAGCCCCCAACAGAACTATGCACGGAGGAAAGTACAGTCAGAAGAAAGTTTTGGATAATGAACTTAAGAAACGGTGTAAAAAAGGTCATACGAAGTTGTCCAGTGTGTATCCGTtataaacaacaaaatacacaGCAATTAATGGGAATTCCTCCCGATTATCGCGTAAAAgtttcatttccattttatCATTGTGGGATTGATTATGCCGGACCGGTGTTAATGAAGTTCTTTAATGGTAGAGGACAAAGGTCGTTCAAAGGTTACATAGCCGTATTTATTTGTATGACAACCAGAGCAGTTCACTTGGAGGCGGTCAGTGGCCTCACCACGGAGGCATTTATGGCAGAGCTTAAACGATTTTTTGCTAGAAGAGGGAGAAGTGCACATTTATATTCCGACAATGGGACTAATTTTGATGGTGCAGCCAGGAGTATTGAGAAAGACTTTGTTCAAGCGGTTAGACAAAACGCCAATCTAACAGAAACTTTGGAGAACCACCAAGTTAAGTGGCATTTTATTCCACCGGCAAGTCCTCACTTCGGAGGATTGTGGGAGGCGGccgtaaaatttatgaaatatcACCTTAAAAGAATCATTGGAGAAACCAAAATGACGTACGAGGAAATGAGCACACTGTTAGCTCAAATAGAGGCAGTATTAAACTCAAGGCCTATATGCAGCATGAATGAAGATGTTGAAGGATTGGAGGTACTTACTCCTGGTCATTTTTTGATTGGACGACCGTTAATAGAGGTTCCAGAGTCTATTAACGAAAGGAATATGGGCTGCATGGATAGATGGAAGCTAATACAAAAAATGAAGAAGCATTTCTGGAACAGTTGGACGAACGATTATTTGACCACTCTACAACAGAGGTACAAATGGAAAACATCGACCAAAAATCTTCTAGAAGGTCAAATCGTTATTATAAAGAACGAAGAAACTCACCCCGCTAGGTGGCCTCTAGCGCGGATTACTGATGTACATCCTGGAAAGGATGGATTGGTGCGGGCGGTGACGGTCAAGACTGCTTCCGGTTCAGTAATTAGGCCAATAAATAAGATATGGCCATTAGAGAACGTGCCTCCAGTTCAGGAAAGTCCGAAGGTAACTCGTGTAAACTATACAAGAGTCGATAAGAAAACACGGGTTGGAATTTCATATATTTGGGTGCTGCTTTTGATGTATATTGGCTGTACTAAATCGGATCCTATACGAATTGGAGCCTCCCTGAAAGAAATTAAGAACTCTGTCATAATTTACCTCGACCACATCGGATCTATGGATGTTGTCTCATCTAAATGGAATCTGCTCGTTTATTACGACATGGAACAATTTTTGTGGCGTTATTGAGAAAGCCAGTCCCTTAGTGAAAGAGATGCGACTGACTTGTGGAAAGCTGAATACCTTCGAGCCTCAATGTAATTACATCTTGAATACCATAGCACGCCAACTGATGAATATGGAGGAAACAAACAGGTATCTATTTCCTCTAATTGCTAAGAGGTCGAAACGTGCACCATTAGAATTCATCGGGTCACTGCAGCATATTCTTTTCAGGACGATGGATGCCGAAGATAGAAGAGCAATggagaaaaatatgaaaactcTTTTGGACAACCAGCATAATCTTAAGTACCTGGTGATACAGCAAACATCTGTGGTAGAGTCAACGATGAATATTCTTCGCAGAACTACAGACGACGTTAATCGGAACTTCAAAAGTCTCGTCGACCGGGTGGACAACATTACTGAAACCGTAAAAGAAGAATACTTCGTCTACCGAGACTCAACTAAATTCTATATGGTCGCAAAGGAACTTCAGATTATGGTGGAAGAGAATGAAAGAGTGCAGCTACAAATGTTGGCATTGTTAATTGACATAAATCATGGAAAATTAAACCCCTCTCTGATCACGCCTATACAATTGCAGGAGGAGACAAATAAAATCCGTGAACATATACCAGATCATCTGAAGCTACCAGGGACAGCTAAAGGCAAAGGCAACTGTTATAGAGAATTGACTAGTGGTATCGGTTTGGATTCCTTTGTTTGGTGATCAGGTGTCTCAAATTCATAAGATGATTGGCGTGGCAAAGGCAACTGTTATAGAGAATCGACTAGTGGTATCGGTTTGGATTCCTTTGTTTGGTGATCAGGTGTCTCAAATTCATAAGATGATTGGCGTGGCAAAGGCAACTGTTATAGAGAATCGACTAGTGGTATCGGTTTGGATTCCTTTGTTTGGTGATCAGGTGTCTCAAATTCATAAGATGATTGGCGTGGCAAAGGCAACTGTTATAGAGAATCGACTAGTGGTATCGGTTTGGATTCCTTTGTTTGGTGATCAGGTGTCTCAAATTCATAAGATGATTGGCGTGCCGTTGGAGAAGTTGATTCCGGTTCTGCGGAGTGAATATATCATTTATAATTTTCAAATGGACCCTTATCACCTAATTTCGCATTCTGAATTAAATAGCTGTCAATCCTTTGGAGAGAACGAATATGTTTGCGATGGAGGGTGGCCCTGGATGCTAACGATAAATCCTGTGAAACATCTCCTCTGAAGCCCTTTACAAAACCAAATTGTAAGTTTGATGAGTTCACTGCAGGTACATTCTGGACGAAG
This Stomoxys calcitrans chromosome 2, idStoCalc2.1, whole genome shotgun sequence DNA region includes the following protein-coding sequences:
- the LOC131994771 gene encoding uncharacterized protein LOC131994771, with the translated sequence MNLRNGVKKVIRSCPVCIRYKQQNTQQLMGIPPDYRVKVSFPFYHCGIDYAGPVLMKFFNGRGQRSFKGYIAVFICMTTRAVHLEAVSGLTTEAFMAELKRFFARRGRSAHLYSDNGTNFDGAARSIEKDFVQAVRQNANLTETLENHQVKWHFIPPASPHFGGLWEAAVKFMKYHLKRIIGETKMTYEEMSTLLAQIEAVLNSRPICSMNEDVEGLEVLTPGHFLIGRPLIEVPESINERNMGCMDRWKLIQKMKKHFWNSWTNDYLTTLQQRYKWKTSTKNLLEGQIVIIKNEETHPARWPLARITDVHPGKDGLVRAVTVKTASGSVIRPINKIWPLENVPPVQESPKVTRVNYTRVDKKTRVGISYIWVLLLMYIGCTKSDPIRIGASLKEIKNSVIIYLDHIGSMDVVSSKWNLLVYYDMEQFLWRY